The window CAGCTTTAATGTCTTTGTTCCTTAGACTGTAAATGAGGGGATTCAGCAGGGGGATTACGGTACTATAAAATGCATCTAACAGTTTGTCAGCTGAACTTATACTCTTTGACACAGGTCTCAAATACACAAAAAACACTGTCCCGGAGTACAAACTAACCACCATCAAGTGGGATGAGCAGGTGGAAAAGGCCTTGTACCTCCCCTTCATcgattgcattttcaatatggaatAAAAGATCTGGCTGTAAGACATCAGGATGAAGAAAAGGGACAACAAGGCCAAACCGAAGTCTAGGATGTTCATCACAAGTACACTGGCAGATGTATCACTGCATGAGAGCTGCAGCATTGTCCTGAAATCACAGAATAAATGGTTGATCACATTGTGCCCACAGTAAGAGGAATAGCAAAGGATCACGGTATGTGGCAGATCATCCAATAACCCAAGAACCCAAGCAATGACAGCCAGCAGGGCACAGACCCTCTTGTTCATGATGACTGAGTAGCGTAAGGGGTTGCAGATGGCCACGTAACGGTCATAGGCCATGGCAGTGAGCAGAAAGAATTCCACCCCAGTGAAGGACATAAGCAGATAGAGTTGAGTCATGCACCCCAGGAAAGAAATGCTTTTGCTATCCATTAGAAAAATTGACAGCATCTTTGGAAGAGTGCTAGAAGTTAAACCGACATCCAAGATGCCCAGATTGAagaggaagaagtacatgggtgTGTGGAGGCGTGAATCAATGCATATTAATGTTAAAATAGTGAGATTTCCAATTAAGGTGATCAGGTAGATGCACAGAAACACCACGAAGAGCGGAATCTGAAGGTCTGGATAATCTGAGAGTCCCAGG is drawn from Microcaecilia unicolor chromosome 14, aMicUni1.1, whole genome shotgun sequence and contains these coding sequences:
- the LOC115457386 gene encoding olfactory receptor 1019-like, yielding MSTWDMHRGNQSQVMDFIFLGLSDYPDLQIPLFVVFLCIYLITLIGNLTILTLICIDSRLHTPMYFFLFNLGILDVGLTSSTLPKMLSIFLMDSKSISFLGCMTQLYLLMSFTGVEFFLLTAMAYDRYVAICNPLRYSVIMNKRVCALLAVIAWVLGLLDDLPHTVILCYSSYCGHNVINHLFCDFRTMLQLSCSDTSASVLVMNILDFGLALLSLFFILMSYSQIFYSILKMQSMKGRYKAFSTCSSHLMVVSLYSGTVFFVYLRPVSKSISSADKLLDAFYSTVIPLLNPLIYSLRNKDIKAALTKEMKRRSGG